Genomic window (Nicotiana sylvestris chromosome 7, ASM39365v2, whole genome shotgun sequence):
tcttggtactttACAATGCCGGTATGTaattccctatgagcaatatatcGTCAACATAAaacactaagaatataattgtgctcccactaacctttttgtacacaaGGTTATTCTTCacatctaacaaaattgaacttttcaattgtcttgttaaagagaatattccaacttcgagaaACTTATGTTAGTCCAAaaatggatctttgtagcttgcaaattttattatgatcagacgaagatatgaaaccttcaggttgtgtcatgtacacatcctcttctagctcaccattaaCAAACGTTGTTTTCACATCTATTTtacatatttcataatcatagtatgcCGCTATACCAAGAAAAATGAGAATTGATTTGAGCAttgccacgggagagaaagtatCGCCAAAGTCAACTCCTTCTTTCTCacgatatcccttggcaacaagacgggcTTTGTAGGTCTCCACTTTTTCGTCTTCTCCAATCATTTCTTTAAACCTCATTTACATcctataggttttatatcctttgaaggttcaactaaagtccatactttattttccttcatggatTCCATTTCGAATTCTATGGCCTTTTGGCATTTCTCATAATCAGAATtttgtatagcctcttcataggACTTGGGGTCATCATCACtatgatcaacctcatttgataTATCATCTTGCACCATTAgatttaatctagttggtacatgacgtTCTCGTGTAGACCTTCTAAAAGGTGTTTTTACAACCTATTCACCTTGTGttggatttggttgttgttcaatttggtttaAAACTAgttcattaacctgttcttgaactacatttagttcttgaacttcaactGTTGAATATGGAAACTTCCTTGTTAACTTTAAAAGatccaataaaggttcttcaacttgtATCTCATGATCTTGATtttgtgttgattcattagtttcttgaacttcatcaagttctatttctctACTATAATTTTCTTCCAAaagaaattccctttccaaaaaggttgctcctctagccacaaacactttatggtTAGAAGGGTGTCgagccccctttttccctcctcgCGGATAGAgatccgggttttgacattccatgtggtgtgataactcatttcccttttgggaattgggtatttgaagagtcgccacctaatgattttaaaggtgcgttaggacacctagggtgattaactcttgggattggtttgcattaccagagattagggtaagggcttagggtaagggctcgaaataacctcgaggagAATGTGTTAgtcacccctcttggtccacaactatgggtcccggccgaacttatattcacaaattagtccagtTGAATcgaataggttgcaagtaaagcatgttcaagtaataagataaagatttttgAACAAAGGTTTTAAAAAGGAGTTTCGGAAAaaggggagtcctaggttggttagcctataggatcaccccacacaatgtccggtaaatactcctcgataaggggatacacgtgacattagtgcatagccatcatatcccatatctacccttcccatccccttagtggtcatgcaaagcgagtgtttggtcaacgatCTCTATTGCGTGATGTTATCCGTCCCTTCTCAATGGTGCTGGatggatttaggacctctacctataggtggttctacacagacccctaaggttttaaaggtgaaaattctaaggcgacaggcaaaacaattaggacttttagcacataagataaagggagcaattagaggctcaaagtttcctcctagACAAGCCACATACatagcacgactcaagcacaattaaggtcTTTTATTAAACAATATCTTAAGATAGGGTATCTAGGTAAATATACAGAAGACAAGAAATTCATTTTTTATAAACTCAGGAGTAAGGACCTTAGCAATTGCCTATTGGTTTCTTAAAGCCTGCCAGGATCAGAAAAACATTAAGTCGTAGAAACGATTTCAGAATCGCAGTTTTGGAaatgccctacaggcttgcctatatgcgGATGACTACATTATATAGTAAGATAGCCcagattttaaaacagacttTTGAAAATCCTATGGGCATGTTGTCTCATAACATATTAAGGCAGTTTTAAAAGAATTATTTCAGAAATATAAACtacttaattaaaccaattcagaagtgaGCTAAACGTTAACCAGATTgaattatttaaactaaacttaggTGAGATCCATAGACAAAATTTGATAtcattccctataggcatgatatctaagtttaATAGTGATTTTAAAGGCTTGCAGGTGTGGAAACATacataaacacttgttataacagaatctaggttaaattacatcctataggcatggcatctatttgTTAAGCCGATTTTAAGACATTGCAGACATGATCTCTATTACGGAATCATTTGAagcctataagcatggtttctagcaTGGAGAGATAAACATGACAAGATGTaaagaccatatgaatgaatttcaaaagtaaacaagaaaataagaagccagtctatagggagccttcaattaggacctgatttccaaagcctccaatagcttcAAATGCCTCAATCCCATAGACAAaatcatagtctaggtgcatcaaagatccctaaggatctcaaggatcccgggcagtgcttacacctagacttggtaaccaaaattgaataagtgaagcgtggaagggtcagcctcagtatgccagagttcaaagggttctcaagagaatccaaggcagtacacatactggagggggcagaacttattgacttaggagtagagtgaaagtgcttgacacaagTATAAAGATTTTAAGGAAAAAACTGTATTAAAAAGGAATATTGTTTGAAAATGATTTAGTAAAACTACAGAGGCAGTTTTAAAAGAAATTGGAGTAATCAACAAAAGCCCAAACATAACACCTTTAAAACAGTTCATACACAACCAGTAGTCACAGAACCAAGGCAAGTTCGGTAGTTAAAataggggtcaagggatttggggtaGACAAAACACTTGATTGTGAACACATAATCAAGCAAAGGTCTAggaattggtatagacatgctcagaaatagcTGACCAGGGGTAACATACCAGGGATTTGGGGATATATGGAGCACATGGTGGCAAACACGTTGGTGCAGACATGTTCAGAAACAACACAGAGGGGTAACATACTGATCTtaaggaaggggagtacataataatgtacacatcaactacaagtttcacaacaaaaccataaataGAAGCAAAGTAGAATTAGGATGaattgaaacaataaaagaaccatattgatgttggaactttgaattgaaactagaacatgcAAGTAAAGAGGATAGTAAGCAAAGTGAAAGAGCAGGAGAACataatggttagccttggctagCAGTCGGCTAACTTAaagcagtagcaagtagcacaaaagagagcagagaattttaagtgtgagagagagttttgaaccaagagtgtCTGTGTTTTTGTGTTAATGAAATactaaggtatttatagtttgaaaacatgtagaaaataaggtaaaaaaaatcaaagttcatcagtaattgtggaactcagaatcagtcagtcaggaaatcaaggtaagtactccctttaattgaggagttaacttcaaacggtaatagacatatgacaaataaggaaggaaattgTATAAGGCTGAAcatgacaaataaggaaatattctctgcatagtacaagtacacaataGGTAATATAGGCTAGGTTCAGCATATTTGAATCAAGGAAAGACTTAAGAGATCAATTTATAGCATAATTGACCATAAAAATCATTCGGATATCATGCGAAGTCAATGAATGGTCAATCACAAAGATTCAAGGATTCAAAAATAGAAGATAGTACTGATTTAGCACCACTTTATAAGATCAAACACATGGTAGGCAAAACCAGAACCCTAAGAGGTTGAGTAGAACAAGAATCATACATaaaattagggattcatgtaGAGCATAGACTGGATTAGTAAGCTAAGCATGATACAGGTGGaagaagtgaagaatcagaacATTGGTGAGCAAAATAGGGCAAAATCACACAGTAGGCAGGGATAACCATAATTATGAACCCTAACAAGcaaacatagggcaaaaatcacagaaTCATAGAAACATACAGATTAAGTGAACATGTTATCAAAAAAAACTCAGAAACCCCAGATTGGAactaaaaaattagggtttacaACATAAGCGAGTTGGAAAAAagagtaaaatcatagaatcagtcgaaatatgcaagagatagaaatttttaacataaagaattggtttaaccAAAGTGCAGAAGaagttctgaaaaccctagtttgagaagaagatgaaaactacttgaaatcgatgattcttgtaaagagatTTAAGAATAGTATAAAACATCAAAGGAAAAGACTCAAATCATTTAAAAGTCGTATAGATCTAAGAGATGtaagcaaaaattagggtttcagaagaaacccaagtagagatggaagaacctatttagaaactcaaagatcgtaacaaatatagtttgattttgctcgaaatcacaccagAGTAGCGATGAACAGCCAAATAGCAAACCCTAGATACAAGTGGGCGTgacccagggcccttgaaggcctcagagaaggtGAGCACGACAACAAAGGAACCATTGAAGGCTTAGGAGTGAAGGTtggtcaccggagaagaccggagaaggaggTCGGTGGTTGAGaggagctagggttaggttgagtggtTGAGAGATGAGATAATGCGGAGGCGGAGGGATTTGGAAATGAGGTAGGGTTTTGGGGGGTCtttggaattaaaaaaggaaaggattaatacgggtcgttgatctgggagatcaacgaccaggatttaattTGTCTTGGATCGGGTAGACGGGTTCAAGGTTTGGGTCGGGCAATTTGGTAGGAAactgggctggggttgggttcaaTTTAGGTTGTAATTGAAATGTTAATCTCGCTATAacttaaatagccaattttccccatttaatttataataaataataaataatttctagaaaataattttatgtactaaaatgattgaaaatatatatttatcattttaaaaattaagggaccaattttatgcatataatatgtaattattgtcacacctcctttttgcgcgtccgccccgaagggtaagatgcgcgagggagtttttccaatttaagtgacaatattcaaaatgcgattatttatttaattcagagtcgccacttgggaaaggtttggcttttggtgtcccaagtcaccggtttatcttgaatcccgaatcgaggaaaatattcgacttttccaaatgaagtctgcgaaccagaaattctaagtaaggaattctgttgacccgagggaaggtgttaggcaccctcgaatcccgtggttctagcacggtcgcttaaattgttataatggctaaatatctgatttaaatacatgttgtga
Coding sequences:
- the LOC138873355 gene encoding uncharacterized protein, whose product is MECQNPDLYPRGGKKGARHPSNHKVFVARGATFLEREFLLEENYSREIELDEVQETNESTQNQDHEIQVEEPLLDLLKLTRKFPYSTVEVQELNVVQEQVNELVLNQIEQQPNPTQDDISNEVDHSDDDPKSYEEAIQNSDYEKCQKAIEFEMESMKENKVWTLVEPSKDIKPIGCK